The proteins below are encoded in one region of Diorhabda carinulata isolate Delta chromosome 3, icDioCari1.1, whole genome shotgun sequence:
- the LOC130891511 gene encoding uncharacterized protein LOC130891511: MRISIILLLSFVIISHCKDIRKLKFNGIGRGINGFKKRAEEFSRIRKIRDTENTYYTPLELSADIISERGKRCVTSRLGSTLSSRLGYPKSELSEDKGKKGRKLYETLCKACVKKNNCEYLNDCPLCEKWCIQGASICDNENDSNVDPRLEDTPSDDIISSRSNFENNPNTYTVTMTNGPLMEIILNLLSVWDTKSVEYVTITVKGTKHKPMVFDSPDNEKIKQSVLNAINEKKLTKNEYFLEQNEIEKIISDTLEKLHSKNTDDAKTNENPQLQLTLRDSESENVMHQMINPDVIEEAPDMSSIVGTPLLLNKDPENLQMLNRNSGGDLNILHQDQPRNQIFSDSLQNQPNLVGDTNPLPEDKESVSQSSAAFSTPDNIKTIEINPELKSSENVDMRDSNNMQNMNPALTNNMAIPTEKFMRIPHHHHHHHHHHTLSRSGNPTNEIPSAGTLNPSSEFDKRIGESDRLLALTQPQQQQHPHFSNNLPQFTNNQLTPQEQPLDKRLPFESVFPLFFRRSNIPISTGQEMEANNPSTEGTKQEFIIQTDNVPNLDSKASEMVSLPEPIISSQQNVEGNSEVGEHHHHHHHHWHSSKFEPNENDETYTSDPKLNQNDLIVEPPALYSESNDLSKNLKKPIQPEAREHHHHHHHHHWHQPNFRTNNNGDGSFENMMISSPGDTQDFNEKTPILGVSSPDNIISDVFSQNVLDQKSAPLLESPTEKFKPLSIKAENPSEQELWEPLQVRVSTTENSVENPIQLSQDESLKMLRNESPLPLKETFKPSNMESSKESLEEETETTSRKTKLGAKANALLKKIKDRQDEKLAKIARTRENIASQRKATEESIRKGLPIDSSNAQAEVIQEPVVNTIESAQLALEKLQDLTTTKDPDIDNLGSQPLDNSWEMRLDDSLNHKNPKATETLEAINEIEENPNISIRGRIQDGTEASNTLGRLIPSSRDMQISYKGPSDIYFVGNGIKLPLQIDKQPDGTLELSVDIEKLCSCHNISCPKDHSTLERAVGEILERNAELQEQLENSDDTSSGMPAPNMNQEMVDNLNGLNQNSFVDLKNRIANKFDEEKVTRERRSTVKNIERSSMETPKQEEISNDTRVKVKNFLKEVLGKSVEDLRNKMSKKTRFSTSPQKESTMEENVIPINKYYKFKDMEERISNNIDKTVDNFSKMDNVLLENESDILRRINEDPLIRHEVGIISDLLSFFKTLAVDNNNDNDI, translated from the exons ATGagaatttccataattttgttattatccTTTGTGATAATTTCTCATTGTAAAGATATTCGCAAACTCAAGTTCAACGGTATTGGTAGAGGTATCAATGG ATTCAAAAAACGCGCAGAAGAATTTTCAAGAATAAGAAAGATTCGAGACACTGAAAATACCTATTATACACCTTTAGAACTATCGGCTGATATCATTTCAGAAAGAGGAAAAAGATGTGTCACTAGCAG acttGGTTCAACATTATCATCTAGACTTGGATACCCAAAATCTGAGTTATCAGAAGATAAAGGTAAAAAAGGACGCAAGTTATACGAAACTTTATGTAAAGCCTGTGTTAAGAAAAACAACTGCGAGTACTTAAATGATTGTCCCCTTTGTGAGAAGTGGTGTATTCAAGGGGCTTCTATATGTGACAATGAAAATGACTCGAATGTTGATCCAAGGTTAGAAGATACACCGTCGGACGATATTATATCAAGCAgatcaaatttcgaaaataatccCAATACTTATACGGTTACCATGACAAACGGACCGTTAATGGAAATTATTCTCAATTTATTATCTGTTTGGGATACCAAATCAGTGGAATATGTGACTATAACCGTTAAAGGTACAAAACATAAACCGATGGTGTTCGATTCTCCAGATAACGAAAAAATTAAGCAAAGCGTATTgaacgccattaatgaaaagaaactaacgaaaaatgaatatttcttggAGCAAAatgaaatcgaaaaaattatctCCGATACACTAGAAAAG ttaCACTCCAAAAACACTGACGATGCTAAAACCAATGAAAACCCACAGCTACAATTGACTTTGCGGGACTCTGAATCAGAAAATGTAATGCACCAGATGATAAATCCTGATGTTATAGAAGAGGCTCCAGATATGTCTTCAATAGTAGGAACACCGCTACTGCTGAATAAAGATCCAGAGAATTTGCAG atgCTAAATAGAAATTCCGGAGGCGACCTAAACATCTTACATCAAGATCAACCacgaaatcaaatattttctgataGTTTACAAAATCAG CCTAACTTAGTTGGAGATACGAATCCCCTGCCGGAAGATAAAGAATCGGTATCTCAAAGCAGTGCAGCGTTTTCTACTCCAGATAACATAAAAACTATAGAAATCAACCCAGAATTAAAATCAAGTGAAAATGTTGATATGAGAGACTCGAATAATATGCAAAATATGAATCCAGCATTAACCAACAATATGGCAATACCCACTGAGAAATTTATGAGAATACCGCACCACCACCACCACCATCATCATCACCATACCTTATCAAGATCTGGCAACCCAACCAACGAAATACCATCTGCTGGGACATTGAATCCATCATCGGAATTTGATAAACGAATTGGAGAATCCGATAGGCTTTTAGCCTTAACTCAGCCACAACAACAGCAGCACccacatttttccaataatttaccACAATTTACTAACAACCAATTGACACCACAAGAGCAACCACTTGACAAGCGTCTTCCATTCGAGTCAGTTTTTCCTCTGTTTTTCAGACGATCTAATATTCCTATCAGTACTGGACAAGAAATGGAAGCCAATAACCCATCCACAGAAGGAACCAAACAAGAATTTATAATACAAACTGACAATGTTCCAAATTTAGATTCCAAAGCATCCGAAATGGTTTCTCTACCTGAACCAATAATCAGCAGTCAACAAAATGTTGAAGGAAATTCCGAAGTTGGGGAACACCATCATCATCACCATCACCATTGGCATTCTTCGAAATTTGAACCAAATGAGAATGATGAAACATATACATCTGATCCCAAACTCAATCAAAACGATCTTATAGTGGAGCCTCCAGCATTATATTCTGAATCGAAcgatttatcgaaaaatttgaaaaaaccaatTCAGCCGGAAGCTAGAGAACATCACCACCATCATCACCATCATCATTGGCATCAACCTAATTTCCGGACAAACAATAATGGCGATGGTTCTTTCGAAAATATGATGATAAGTTCACCTGGAGATACGCaagatttcaatgaaaaaactcCTATCTTAGGAGTTTCATCACCAGATAATATTATAAGCGATGTATTCTCACAAAATGTATTGGATCAAAAAAGTGCTCCTCTTCTAGAATCGCCTACAGAAAAATTTAAACCATTGTCAATAAAAGCGGAGAATCCTTCTGAACAAGAGCTTTGGGAACCACTTCAAGTACGAGTAAGTACTACCGAAAATTCTGTTGAGAATCCTATACAACTTTCCCAAGACGAATCTCTTAAGATGCTCAGAAATGAAAGTCCTCTTCCCCTTAAAGAAACGTTTAAACCAAGTAATATGGAATCTTCGAAAGAATCATTGGAAGAAGAAACTGAAACTACCTCTAGAAAAACAAAGCTTGGTGCAAAGGCGAACGCgctactgaaaaaaattaaggacAGACAAGATGAAAAACTGGCGAAAATTGCCAGAACCAGAGAGAATATAGCTAGCCAAAGAAAAGCTACAGAAGAATCTATTAGAAAAG gCTTACCTATAGACTCTAGCAATGCCCAAGCTGAAGTAATTCAAGAACCAGTAGTGAATACTATCGAATCAGCTCAGTTAGCTTTAGAAAAACTTCAAGACCTTACGACTACCAAAGATCCAGATATTGATAATTTAGGAAGTCAACCGTTGGATAATAGTTGGGAAATGAGGTTAGACGACTCCTTGAACCATAAAAACCCGAAGGCAACGGAAACCTTAGAAGCAATAAACGAAATAGAAGAAAATCCTAATATTTCTATTCGAGGTCGAATTCAAGATGGAACAGAAGCATCTAATACTTTAGGAAGATTAATTCCATCTTCAAGAGATATGCAAATATCGTACAAAGGTCCTTCAGATATTTATTTCGTCGGTAATGGTATAAAGCTTCCTCTCCAAATAGACAAACAACCCGACGGGACACTTGAATTATCTGTAGACATAGAGAAATTATGCTCGTGTCACAATATAAGCTGCCCCAAAGATCATTCTACCTTAGAACGTGCTGTTGGagaaatattagaaagaaaCGCCGAACTGCAAGAGCAATTAGAAAATTCCGATGACACGTCTAGTGGAATGCCTGCACCTAATATGAACCAAGAGATGGTTGACAATTTGAATGGATTGAATCAAAATTCTTTTGTAGATTTGAAAAACCGTATTGCTAATAAGTTTGATGAAGAAAAGGTGACAAGGGAACGACGGTCAACGGTCAAAAATATTGAACGAAGTTCGATGGAGACACCTAAACAAGAAGAAATTTCTAACGATACCAGAGTCAAAgtcaaaaatttcttgaaagaaGTGTTGGGAAAGAGTGTTGAAGATTTGAgaaacaaaatgtcaaaaaaaactcgattttcAACATCACCCCAGAAAGAATCTACAATGGAAGAAAATGTAATacctattaataaatattataaattcaaggATATGGAAGAGAGGATATCTAATAACATAGATAAAACGGTGGATAATTTCTCGAAAATGGATAATGTACTACTGGAAAACGAGTCAGATATTTTAAGAAGAATAAATGAGGATCCTCTTATCAGACATGAAGTCGGAATAATCAGTgatttattgagtttttttaaaacattagCTGTAGATAATAACAATGataatgatatttaa